From Gimesia panareensis, the proteins below share one genomic window:
- a CDS encoding HEAT repeat domain-containing protein has protein sequence MNPADFAKFVQQLRSQDSQTYEDGYQSISGRVDEVLAPLIQLAESESPGQMRGRFVELIGQSETPEAIEFLAGELQSPSKKVRMWAYSGLADSESSVANAIAAKFKDENPEEEFL, from the coding sequence ATGAATCCAGCTGACTTCGCAAAATTCGTTCAACAACTGCGCAGCCAGGACTCACAAACTTACGAGGACGGCTATCAGTCGATCTCGGGACGTGTGGATGAAGTCCTGGCCCCCCTGATTCAACTGGCAGAGAGCGAATCGCCGGGCCAGATGCGGGGGCGGTTTGTCGAACTGATCGGCCAGTCGGAGACGCCTGAAGCGATTGAATTCCTGGCGGGTGAACTGCAGAGCCCCTCCAAGAAGGTGCGCATGTGGGCTTACAGCGGCCTGGCAGATTCGGAATCTTCCGTCGCGAATGCCATCGCAGCCAAATTCAAAGACGAAAATCCGGAAGAAGAATTTCTCTGA
- a CDS encoding DUF2332 domain-containing protein — MNSRLSDAFRAFAVPECRETSPLYCSLTEAIAADAEMLQIAGQARDGQPVPNLLFAAVHYLLVTSPNHPLAEYYATCTPEPKDPTQAFPAFKDFVLSHQQEIVDLLQTRLVQTNEVRRCACLFPAFMHALRHFDPQPLALLEIGCSAGLNLLWDRYRYAYDDSGKEYGDPTSPTLIRSEFLGKRPAGLDDSPPLVTQRIGVDLHPIDVTIPTEVDWLRSLIWPEQHDRRQLLDAAIRQQQEVELDLRTGDGFADVCAIAAEIPHDTLLCIYHTHVANQISREKRETFLETVRELAHHRDLLHLYNNLHDAHLRLQVFRRGILTRQTLANTDGHGRWLEWLA; from the coding sequence ATGAACTCACGTCTGTCTGATGCCTTTCGCGCCTTTGCCGTGCCGGAGTGCCGGGAAACATCTCCTTTGTACTGCAGTCTGACGGAAGCGATCGCCGCAGACGCAGAGATGCTACAGATCGCCGGTCAGGCACGAGACGGGCAGCCGGTGCCGAATCTCCTGTTTGCGGCAGTGCATTATCTGCTGGTCACCAGCCCCAATCATCCACTGGCAGAATACTACGCGACCTGCACACCAGAACCGAAAGATCCCACACAGGCATTCCCGGCGTTCAAAGATTTCGTACTCAGCCATCAGCAGGAAATCGTCGACTTGCTGCAGACGCGACTTGTTCAGACCAATGAAGTCCGCCGCTGTGCCTGTCTGTTCCCCGCATTCATGCATGCACTGCGGCACTTTGATCCTCAACCGCTGGCCCTGCTGGAGATCGGCTGCAGTGCCGGCCTGAACCTGCTCTGGGACCGGTACCGCTACGCCTATGATGACAGTGGAAAAGAGTATGGGGATCCTACTTCACCGACGCTGATCAGATCCGAATTTCTCGGCAAGCGACCGGCGGGTTTAGACGATTCCCCACCTCTCGTCACACAACGCATCGGCGTCGATCTGCATCCCATCGATGTCACCATTCCCACAGAAGTCGACTGGCTGCGGTCCCTGATCTGGCCCGAACAGCACGATCGCCGACAACTGCTGGACGCCGCGATCCGACAACAGCAGGAAGTCGAACTCGACCTCCGCACCGGCGACGGCTTTGCAGATGTCTGCGCGATCGCAGCTGAGATCCCGCACGACACCCTGCTCTGCATCTATCACACGCATGTCGCCAATCAGATCTCCCGAGAGAAACGGGAAACGTTCCTGGAAACAGTCCGCGAGCTGGCCCATCACCGCGACCTGCTGCACCTTTACAATAATCTGCACGACGCCCATTTGCGGCTACAGGTTTTTCGCAGGGGAATCCTCACCCGACAGACACTGGCCAACACCGACGGGCACGGCCGCTGGCTGGAGTGGCTGGCGTAA
- a CDS encoding alpha/beta hydrolase has product MSTLLNRRQMLGACAAGASALCLPSLTQAKPANTKMKTFTFKKVGNLEIKADVHRADDNKTRPVMVWFHGGALIVGHRGGVSGRVLNDMLNAGYTVVSFDYRLAPETKLPEIIADLEDGFTWLHEQGPELFNVDTSKVAVSGGSAGGCLTMIAGYRAKPRPTVLVPFWGYGDLIGDWIGKPSPHARHQTDFTKEQAYQQVGGTPIADSRDSKKNRGAFYQYCRQQGIWPKEVAGWDHHREPEKFYPYMTLKNVTKDYPPTLMVHGTKDTDVPYEQSVLMAEQLQQHGVEHKLVTIPGGEHGLAGGDPKLIDDAYQQAFQFMHERVS; this is encoded by the coding sequence ATGTCCACGCTGTTGAACCGTCGTCAAATGCTGGGAGCCTGTGCCGCAGGTGCCTCTGCGCTCTGCCTGCCCTCCCTCACCCAGGCGAAGCCCGCCAATACAAAAATGAAAACCTTCACCTTTAAAAAAGTGGGGAACCTGGAAATCAAGGCGGACGTCCACCGGGCCGATGACAACAAAACGCGGCCCGTGATGGTCTGGTTTCATGGCGGCGCACTCATCGTCGGACATCGGGGCGGCGTGAGTGGCCGTGTGCTGAACGACATGCTGAATGCAGGCTACACCGTGGTCTCTTTCGATTATCGTCTCGCCCCCGAAACCAAACTGCCCGAAATCATCGCCGACCTGGAAGACGGTTTTACCTGGCTGCACGAGCAAGGACCGGAACTGTTCAATGTCGACACCAGCAAAGTCGCTGTCTCCGGCGGATCCGCGGGGGGCTGCCTGACCATGATCGCCGGCTACCGCGCCAAGCCCCGACCCACAGTCCTGGTTCCCTTCTGGGGTTATGGCGATCTGATCGGCGACTGGATCGGCAAACCGAGCCCGCACGCCCGGCACCAGACCGATTTCACTAAGGAGCAGGCTTACCAGCAGGTCGGCGGAACTCCGATCGCCGATTCCCGCGACAGCAAAAAAAATCGGGGGGCTTTCTACCAGTACTGCCGCCAGCAGGGTATCTGGCCCAAAGAGGTCGCCGGCTGGGATCATCACCGCGAACCGGAAAAGTTCTATCCCTACATGACGCTCAAGAACGTCACCAAAGATTATCCCCCCACCCTGATGGTGCACGGCACGAAAGACACCGACGTCCCCTACGAACAGTCCGTCCTGATGGCCGAACAGCTCCAGCAACACGGCGTCGAACACAAACTTGTGACCATTCCGGGAGGCGAACACGGTCTGGCAGGCGGCGACCCCAAACTGATTGACGATGCCTACCAGCAGGCCTTTCAATTCATGCACGAACGGGTGAGTTAA
- a CDS encoding M50 family metallopeptidase, with amino-acid sequence MARIYQLLFALCWLLGCWLAMMGVHESGHVLGGLLTGGEVARVVLHPLAISRTDLAVNPHPAIVVWAGPLIGVLLPLCLWIAARLWKWPQAALVQFFAGFCLIANGAYIAGGALEGIGDCGVMRQTGSPLWLLWSFGLVTIPAGFWLWHRLGSLRDWWQHPERTTEQSTWIMLLAVMTMVVLMACFSA; translated from the coding sequence TGCTGGCTGGCCATGATGGGTGTACATGAGTCGGGACACGTCCTGGGAGGCCTGCTCACCGGAGGGGAAGTCGCCCGTGTCGTCTTACATCCCCTGGCGATTTCCCGCACGGACCTGGCCGTCAATCCGCACCCAGCAATTGTCGTCTGGGCCGGGCCGCTGATCGGCGTGCTCCTGCCGCTCTGCCTCTGGATCGCAGCCCGTTTGTGGAAGTGGCCGCAAGCGGCACTCGTCCAGTTCTTCGCCGGCTTCTGTCTGATTGCCAACGGCGCCTATATCGCTGGCGGCGCCCTGGAAGGCATCGGCGATTGCGGCGTGATGCGACAGACCGGCTCGCCACTCTGGCTGCTGTGGAGCTTCGGCCTGGTGACGATACCCGCCGGTTTCTGGCTCTGGCATCGCCTCGGTTCACTCCGCGACTGGTGGCAACATCCGGAACGCACGACGGAGCAAAGCACCTGGATCATGCTGCTGGCCGTCATGACAATGGTCGTGCTGATGGCCTGTTTTTCTGCCTGA